One genomic region from Bacillus sp. SLBN-46 encodes:
- a CDS encoding ABC transporter substrate-binding protein: protein MRKIVNKSFLFISVLLLVALTACSGNSTETSGKDNSKDGGQANKSVKAKIGVISYLSGPGAAYGEAITSGFKLAQKEINEKGDVNIELVIEDSAGKQEQALSAAQKLMSDDDIVALLGPTLSTEMNVVGPEADLNGIPIMGTSTTAVGIPQIGDYVFRNSLPEALAIPAAIKKAVDKYGAKKVAILYGNDDVFTKSGFDTMKKQAEKMGLDVLTIETFQKGQSDYNAQLTKIKGLKPDLILCSALYNEGAVIMDQARKMGIDVPFVGGNGFNSPQVIDIAGKASEGLIVATPWFAEKDDPKVKEFVQKFEAAYGKKPDQFAAQAYDALYIYAEALKNAGEADRDAFRDSLANIKDLEGVLGKFSFDKDGDVVMEPIVLIIKDGKFQLFE, encoded by the coding sequence TTGTAAATAAGTCATTTCTATTTATTTCTGTTCTTTTACTTGTTGCGCTAACAGCTTGTAGCGGCAATAGTACAGAAACATCAGGAAAGGACAATTCTAAAGACGGTGGACAAGCAAATAAATCCGTGAAAGCCAAAATCGGAGTCATTTCGTATTTAAGCGGTCCTGGGGCGGCTTATGGGGAAGCGATTACAAGTGGTTTTAAGCTAGCGCAAAAAGAAATAAATGAAAAGGGCGATGTCAATATTGAACTTGTGATTGAAGACTCAGCTGGAAAGCAGGAACAGGCTTTATCAGCAGCTCAAAAACTCATGAGTGATGATGACATTGTTGCTCTTTTAGGACCTACTTTAAGTACGGAAATGAATGTTGTCGGGCCTGAGGCAGACTTAAATGGAATTCCTATTATGGGAACTTCCACTACAGCTGTCGGAATTCCGCAAATTGGGGACTATGTTTTCAGAAATTCGTTGCCTGAGGCACTTGCTATTCCAGCAGCTATTAAAAAAGCAGTCGATAAATACGGAGCGAAGAAGGTTGCCATTCTTTATGGGAATGATGATGTCTTTACAAAATCCGGATTTGATACGATGAAAAAACAAGCAGAGAAAATGGGACTTGATGTTTTAACGATTGAAACCTTCCAAAAAGGACAGTCAGACTATAATGCCCAATTAACGAAAATCAAGGGACTGAAACCCGATTTAATTTTATGCTCAGCCCTTTATAATGAAGGCGCCGTCATCATGGATCAGGCCAGAAAAATGGGTATTGATGTTCCTTTTGTAGGAGGAAATGGCTTTAACTCGCCACAGGTCATTGACATTGCTGGAAAAGCTTCTGAGGGATTAATTGTTGCGACTCCATGGTTTGCCGAAAAAGATGATCCGAAAGTAAAGGAATTTGTTCAAAAATTTGAAGCAGCATATGGCAAGAAACCAGACCAATTTGCTGCTCAAGCCTATGATGCCCTATATATTTATGCAGAAGCTCTGAAGAATGCTGGCGAAGCTGACAGGGATGCATTTCGCGATTCACTTGCTAATATCAAAGACTTAGAAGGTGTACTTGGTAAATTCTCCTTTGATAAAGATGGAGACGTTGTCATGGAGCCAATAGTCCTAATCATCAAAGACGGCAAGTTTCAATTGTTTGAATAA
- a CDS encoding branched-chain amino acid ABC transporter permease, whose amino-acid sequence MLLEQLINGITLGSIYAIVALGFTLVFGVLGIINMAHGEIFMFGAFIGVIVTSTLGWPLWVAFVAAIILTGILGYMLERFALRPLRGKQGVSHLAPLISTIGVSILLENLSHHLFGAGNHPFSNAFAEIHFQFGSITVYVVQILIFVISVVLMMALSYWLSKTKAGKALRATAENLETASILGVNTKRIITLTVIIASAMGGIAGILVGMAFNSVNPQMGLSMGLKGLAIIILGGMGNVKGAMAGGLILGLSETLVVAYGDSGYRDAIAFITIIIILLLRPQGLFGQKTAGIGR is encoded by the coding sequence TTGCTTTTAGAGCAGCTAATTAACGGAATAACACTAGGAAGCATCTATGCCATCGTTGCTCTTGGCTTCACACTAGTATTTGGGGTCCTTGGCATTATAAATATGGCACATGGTGAAATCTTTATGTTTGGAGCTTTTATAGGAGTAATCGTTACAAGTACGCTGGGCTGGCCGCTTTGGGTAGCATTTGTCGCCGCCATCATTTTAACAGGCATTTTGGGATATATGCTTGAGCGCTTTGCTTTACGTCCACTGCGTGGGAAGCAAGGCGTCTCACACCTTGCTCCATTAATCAGTACGATCGGGGTATCGATTTTACTTGAAAATCTTTCGCATCACTTGTTCGGTGCAGGAAATCATCCTTTCAGTAATGCGTTTGCTGAGATTCATTTCCAATTCGGCTCTATCACCGTTTATGTTGTTCAAATCTTAATTTTTGTTATATCCGTTGTTTTAATGATGGCCCTTTCCTATTGGCTTTCAAAAACCAAGGCAGGAAAAGCGCTCCGTGCAACAGCAGAAAATTTGGAGACGGCTAGTATCCTGGGAGTAAATACAAAACGAATCATTACATTAACAGTTATTATTGCTTCAGCAATGGGAGGAATTGCTGGAATTTTAGTAGGTATGGCTTTCAACTCTGTTAACCCACAAATGGGATTATCAATGGGACTTAAGGGACTGGCCATTATCATATTAGGTGGAATGGGAAATGTGAAAGGCGCCATGGCAGGAGGATTGATTCTTGGATTATCCGAGACGTTGGTTGTTGCCTACGGAGATTCAGGATATCGTGATGCTATTGCCTTTATCACCATCATCATTATCCTTTTGTTAAGGCCTCAAGGGCTTTTTGGACAAAAGACAGCTGGAATAGGGAGGTGA
- a CDS encoding branched-chain amino acid ABC transporter permease, translating to MLGELINPYYLQVASFIMINIILGLSIYVTLSSGQLSLGNAGFMGIGAYTSALLTINYDVPIIIGIIVGAVVAGIVGILIGIPSLRLTGVYLAIATLGFGEVIRVFFVNWESITRGAIGISGIPQIGRELFGVFREAGFDPSTIGLRNNQFVYILVLIILLLITLFLIWFLVRQSKSRVGRAFASIKMDEKAAEAMGINITYYKVLSFAQGAVLSGFAGALFAHVMGFISPADFSYHRAVEILIFAIFGGSEVIWGSIFGATFMTIMPEALRFISEYRYVIYGLILILMMAFRPQGLIDVSFVQWFKKKKLSKRGADHGSKNQKHI from the coding sequence ATGCTTGGAGAATTAATCAATCCCTACTACTTACAAGTTGCTTCCTTTATTATGATCAATATTATTCTCGGCTTAAGCATATACGTTACTCTTTCTTCCGGACAACTCTCATTAGGAAATGCTGGGTTTATGGGAATTGGGGCTTATACATCTGCCTTATTAACCATTAACTACGATGTTCCCATCATCATTGGAATCATTGTAGGGGCAGTGGTTGCGGGGATTGTCGGAATTCTGATTGGAATTCCCTCACTCCGATTAACTGGTGTTTATTTGGCCATAGCAACCCTGGGTTTTGGGGAAGTCATCCGTGTCTTCTTTGTAAACTGGGAATCTATTACGAGAGGTGCCATTGGAATTTCGGGTATTCCTCAAATCGGAAGAGAGTTATTCGGAGTTTTTCGAGAGGCAGGATTTGACCCAAGTACGATTGGCTTAAGAAATAATCAATTTGTCTATATACTAGTCCTTATCATTTTGTTACTTATTACCCTTTTCCTTATTTGGTTTTTGGTCAGACAAAGCAAATCCCGTGTTGGACGAGCCTTCGCATCGATCAAAATGGATGAAAAGGCCGCAGAAGCGATGGGAATAAATATTACTTATTATAAAGTTTTATCCTTTGCACAAGGTGCTGTTCTATCCGGTTTTGCCGGAGCGTTATTTGCTCATGTCATGGGATTTATTAGTCCGGCAGATTTCTCCTATCATCGCGCTGTCGAAATCTTGATTTTTGCCATATTTGGAGGCAGTGAAGTCATTTGGGGTTCTATATTTGGAGCGACTTTTATGACGATCATGCCCGAAGCGCTCAGATTTATTAGTGAATACCGGTACGTCATTTATGGTCTTATACTTATCCTCATGATGGCATTCCGTCCTCAAGGATTAATCGATGTATCATTTGTGCAATGGTTTAAAAAGAAAAAGCTGTCAAAAAGGGGTGCCGATCATGGTTCTAAAAATCAAAAACATATCTAA